From the Clostridium cagae genome, the window TTTTCTATTAATAAAAAGTCATCTTTAACATATTCTCTAGCCAAAGATAATGAATACATAGTTCCAGTCCATTTGTATTTATCACTTTTAACTAAATTTATATTCTTATTATTCTTAAAGTACTCTTCATAACAAACACTTTCATAACCTGTTATTATAGTAATTTTATTAATTCCATTTTCTTTAAGTATATTTAATGTTCTATCTATTAATTTAAAATCTTCTATTTCAAGCATTCCAACAGGTCTTCCAAAATCCCTAGCTCTTCCAGCTGCAAGAATAACAGCTTCTTTAACAGATTTATTGTCCTCTTCATGAATTTTTAATCTAGTGTTTTTAGCTGATGCAAGATTCTCTTCTAATATTTTCATGCCTTTTTCAGTTACCCTATATAAAATCCCTCTATTATTTATAACTCTTTCTATAGTTCCATCAATGGTAAAATCCTTTAAAATTGAATTCACTTTTCCTAATGAAATATTTGTTCTTTTTGATAACTCTCTTTGATTAATATTAAAATTATTGTTTAATATTTTTAATATTTCTAATCTATCTTCTAACATACAAGCTCTCCCCCTTTTATTTATATGTATCTAAATTATATTATCCAAAATTTTAATTTTTAGGCTTATGCCTTTTAACATTTCTCTGCTTTACAGTTTAAAAATTCCACCCAAAATCTCTGTTCATAATATGAACTATAATAAATTATATTATACTTTATTAAAAATGTAAATATATTTATCAAATTTTTACCATATATTTTTTATACTCAGCTTTAAGTCAGAAAATTGCTAGTCCAATAAAAAAATAAGCTATATTTTAAGTTAAATTGCAACTTAAGATATAGCTTTAAAATGTTATGTTAACTATTTTATATTATTCATTATAGTACTTTTAAAATTTATCTTATCATCTTCATTTTTAAATGCATTATTAGGAATAACTATTCCAGGATTATCATTTGAAATTACATACAAACAATCATTTATTTCCGTAACATCTGTTATGCTATTTAATAGTATTCTTGTCTTTTCCTTATTTCTATTAATTGTTAATCCATCTTTTTCTAATAACACTTCTATAGTTCTTCCAAGTGCTTTTTCGTTTTTCTTAAATAACTCTTTTAAATTTTTATTTGTTTTTTTAACCCAATATGTAGGTAATGCTAAGTAGCCACCTATTCCTAATACTGCAAAAATGACTGCAAGTAAAATAGAAAATATAGGGCTCTCACCTTTACTATATTCTTGCATACCCAAAATACAATATAATACCGCTATAAAAAAACCTATACCTAAAAATAAGTGTCTTCTTAACTTAGCTAGTCTTTCATGACTTCTATCATTATTAATTTTGTAAATAGAAAAATCAACCCATTGTTCTTCAGTATTCTTATATCTTACCTCAACCATTCTCTTCCCCTCACACTCTTGTTAGTATATAAATTAATGTTTATTTTAATATATTTTTCAACTTTAAATTGGATTGAAATCAAATTTTACCTATACTATAACTTTATAATATAATAATTTAACACAATAATAGCTTTACAATATAAGTAATATACTAAAATATACTAATTAATTTATATTATATATTATATTACACTTTGTAAACATATCCAATAACATTTATATATACTTTTGCATAGTATATATTATAATTTTTCCTCTCATTTTATATAAATGGAGATAGAATACATACTTAAATCTTATACTTATCACAAAGTTTACTTACTATGTATTCTATTTCTCACCTAAATATATAATTAAATATGCATAGATAAACTACCACCATTAGATTTTGCAATATCTTTAAGCATTTTCATCACTTTATCATTCTTTAATAATCCACTTAACTTCGGATTACTGCTTAATAAAGATTCATCATCTATGGATATGCTTCCATCACTATTAAATTTAAAATCTATGTTTTCTTTTTTCTCTTCCTTTTCTTCTTTTTCCTCGTCGGCCTCTATTAGATAATCAAGCATAGTTTTTGAGGCTCTTTTTATAGCTTCTTTTTCCTCTTTACTTAACGGACATTCAAATCTCTGACCATTTATTACAATCCATCTTTTTTCACCATCCATACCTATTTCATCCCATTGGCATTCTGAATTATTTGTTGAATAATTCGATATTTGCATAAATGTTGACTTATCTACATAAATAGTAGTATTACTAGCTGTCCCCTTATCTAATTGAGGTCCCATTATAGCCCTACTCCTACTAGCCGCCGTTCTCATATCTTTAGATAAGTCTAATTTATCTTTAGAATTACTTTTAATAGTTATCTCATTGTTTTTTGATTTATTATTAATATTATTTATTTCCTGATTATGATTAGTATATAGTTTGTTATTATTTATTCCATTATTATTAATTTGCATAATTATCCCCCTCTTCATGTCTTACTTTATTATCGATATAATTCATTTCTTCTTTATTATGATTAAATATTATTATTTATTAATTAGTAACTAACTCTTATAAGCTATAATTCTCATAAATTTATTATGTAATAAGACTCTACTTTAAATATGCATTTATATAAACAATAAAATCAATTCAATTACTCTTTCCAAATTACTTATTTCTATATCATCGCACTACCAAAATATAATATATAAAAAATGAGATGATTCCTTTATACATAATCATCTCATTTTTATCTTATATAATTTTTAATACATTATTCCAAAGTTAGAGAATGAATACCAAGCATCATCTATATATGCCTTTTCATTTTGAAGCATTCTACCACCTGATTCAAAATAGTACCAGTTCCCACCTAAGTATAACCAGCCTACTTGCATTGCTCCATTTGGATTAAAGTAATATTGATTTCCTCTTTCTTTATCATAAAACCAACCAGTTATCATTCTTCCATTATTATCAAGATAGTACCATCTGCCATCACTTTGTTTTATCCAACCAGTGTCTCTATATCCTGATTTGTTAACATAAAACCAACTACCATCAACTTTTACCCAAGCATCTTTAACTTGTCTACCTCTTTTGTCAAAGTAAATATACTTTCCATTTACTTTTCCCCATTCTTCATACTTGCTCATATCAATCCAAATTTTATTACTTTCATCATAATATGCATCATTTTTGTCATCATCATCATCGTCGTCGTCATCGTCATCTGGATCTTTGATGTCATCTAAAGGATCATTGGTTCTATATATAGTTAATTCATAGGTCTTCTTTGTACTTTTATCTTCAGCTACTACAACTATATCAACTTCTGTTTTCCATTGACCTTTAAGACTTATTGATATTGGGCTTCCTGTAAATTTTTCTCCATCTACAGTAATACTTGAATAATTTTCATCTACAGGTATTGGTTTAACTTTAACAGATTTTACATCTTGATCAACACGAGCTTTAAATGTATCATGCTTAGAATTAAATTCATAATCCCCTGTATTAAGTTCTATATCTTTTAAGTCAGCATTGTTACCTCTTCCATCATGTTTTATAACTACAGTGTACATTTTCTTGTCTTTACCATTTTCAGCTGTAACAACTATTTGCAATGTTGTTGTTCCACTTTCTTGTAATGGAATTTGACTTTTAGTACCTGATGTTAAATTATAATTTTCACCTGTTTCAATAACTTTTGCTTCTGTTATACTTGCCTTTGGTTCATCAACTATTGCTGTTACATTAACAACTTTAGTATCTGGTTTAACTACTAAATCATAATTTAAAGTTTCTCTTGAAAATCCTGCACTTCCATCTTCCTTCTTTAAATCTCCAGTATTAAAATTTAAGTAGCTTAAATATGCATTTTGGGCACTTGGAATTTCTTCACCGCCATCATCTGAATCTCCTTGAATATTAAATACATACTTATCTGATGCTAAAGTTCCATCTTTGTAAATAGTAATAGTTAGCTGCTTTCCGCCTGAATTGCTTAAATCAAACTCAAGACTCCCCTTTATTTGAATAGATTCTTCAATGCCATTAACCTTAACTCTTGCTACTGTTTCTACTAAACCATCCTCATACGTAATTCTTACTTTTTGTGATGGGTCCTTTACATATAAATCATATTTATGAATAGATGAATTAAAGTTTATTTCTTTATCCCCACCATTTGCTTCTTTTAACGTAACATTGTCACCAAAATTAAACTTGTAGGGTTGTTGTTTTCCATTAAATACAACTTGTAATTCATACGTTGCTAATAATGCTCCTAATTGCTCTGATGACTCAGAACCTTCATAAATATCCATATAAATAACATTTGCATTTGGTTTATCGCTAGTGCTATCACTAAAAGATACAAATTTATCAAAATCTTGTTGTTTTATTTTTACTTTTCCATATTCATCAAGATAATGATTACTAAGCTTTACTGTATACCCACTGGATTTTCCAATACTCGGTGTAATATTTACTTTTCCAGCATTCTTATCTAAGTAAATTTTACCTTCATACCTTTTTGATTCTCCTTGTACACTAACATCTTTAAATTCTTTGTCTATATAATTTTTTTCTTGTAAAAGTATTTCATCATTATTATATTTACTTTGAATATCTACTTTTCTTAATGTATAGTCATTGCTAGAATTTTCATCTATAAACTTTAATTTTATCGCATAGTTTTTTCCTAGAGTTCCATTGTTAGGCATTTTTATAACCATAATTTTAGAATCCGTTTTTTCTAATGCACCTTCTAAAGTATTTCCACTTGTACTTGCAGTTGATGATGTTCCATCCATCCACACCTTGGCACCATCTAACTTAAACGATTCATCAAAATTTATTATATAATCTAAGTTTTGAATTTGGTCATTTACTATATGCTCATAAGTAAAGAAACTTTCAGTATCAGTTGTCAAAAGTTCTTTATTATATAAAAATGGAACCTTGTTTTTATTTTTATTTCCATCTTTTAAATCTTGTAAATAAGTGTCTTTTGAACCCACATAACTTTTAAAGTCAATCTTTTTAATCTTACCTTGGGCATAATTTTCAGCATGTTCAATAATTATTTGTGTTGATTTACTCGTTATTGAGTCTGTTGTTTGAGAATTATCTTCTGAATCTTTTGAAATGCTTCCATCAGCATTAATTTTATATACAGTTGTTTTTATATCTGTAGTAGTTTTTTCACTTATTTCATACATAACTTCATTAGTTCCTAATGGAAGATTTTCTATTGTAATACCATTAGTAACCTCATTAGAAGTTGATTTATTTTGAGTTTGAGTTAAAGTTACATCAATTTCATTTAAAAGATCTTTTTTTATTTTATTAATTGAAGCAATATCTATTGTTCTATCTATTTTAGTAATTGTTTCAACTTCTGTTATTTTACCTTGTAACTCATCCTTATCTGTTTTCTTATCAGTAACTTCTTGCTTATACTTTGGTAAATCGATTTGAAAATCTTTGAATCTCCCTTGTGTATTATAAATAGTTTTTGTACTATCAACTTTTACATCAGTATCAATAGTATTACCTTCAAGCTTAGTACCAGAAACGGTTAATGCATATTGAGGACCAGTAATATCTAAAGTTGATCTTCCACTAGTATTGGTCGTAGCAGCTTGTGCTTCATTGACACCAAATGATGTTGGCAATAAAGAAAAAATACACGTTAATGCTACAAATAGTGATATAATTCTCTTTTTATTAATTTTCTCCCCCATGTTCATCCTCCTAATATTTTTTCCCAATTTATTATATATACTTATATTTTATCATATTTTAGAAATTAAAATAATATATACCTATTACACTTTACAATTATTTCTTAGGAAATATATTTTAAAATATATTTCCTTAAAAAATGTTAATTATATTATATTTTCGTCCAAATTTAATATAGCTTTATATGAAAATATAGCTAAAATTCAAAAACATCTCATAAAAACTATCTATATTGTATTTTAAAATTGAAAATGGAAATATAAGAGTTTTAAATTTTAGTTAACATTCTGTAGACTTTCTAAAAAATATGTTTTTAGAATTTCATCAAAGAATTTTTTCCTTAACTCTCAATTTACTTCTTTATAATTTTTACATAAAAAAAGAAGGCTTTACGCCTTCTTTTTTCTAATACTATGTTCTAAATCTATGTTGATATATGCAATAGACAAAATGACATTGCAATTGGGCCATACTCATTTTAGTATTCCTAAGTCCATTACCAACTCCACTTTGTTTATACATATATCAACATGTTACTAAAACATAGTCTTTTTTAAAATGCATTTGATACAGCTTCTACAATACCATCTGCTATTTTATGTTGATAATTTGAATCAGCACAGTTTGTTGCTTCTGTTGGATTACTTATAAATCCTGATTCCACTAATACTGATGGCATTTTTGTATTTCTACATACAAATAAATTACCATCCTTACCACCTCTATTAATAGCACCTGTTTTATTTACAATACTATTAGTAATATTAGTAGCCATTCCTCTACTTGTTGAAATTTTAGAATCACTATAATATCCACCAAAATCTGAATCTTGAGCTCTTGTACTATAATAAGTTTCTACACCACTTGCTGATGCTGCATCTGCTGAATTATGATGTATACTTACAAAGAAATCAGCATTAAGTTCATTTGCTAGATTAACTCTCTTAGTAAGACTTTGAGTAACACCTAGTGTTTCTCTATCAGTTTCATTTCTAGTCATAACAACTTGATATCCATTAGATTCAAGTTTTACTTTTAACTTCATTGAAAGCTGCATATTTAAATCTCTTTCAGAATAAGTAACTCTATTATGAGTTGCATAAGCACCGTCATCTCCACCATAGTTATGACCTGGGTCTATTACTATTAATTTAGAAGATGATGAACCTCCATCAACTCTCTTTAATCTTTTTCCATCAGGGCCTATTTTCCAACCATCAATAACAGTATCTTTAAGCATTTCTCCTGATGAAGGATTTAAATAATAAGTATCATTACCTATCATAGTCCATCCTGTTGCCATGTCTCCATTATTGTTTAGATAATACCATTTGTCTCCATTAAGTTTTATCCAACCTTTTGCCATAGCACCATTAGAATATAGGTAATACCAATGTTCATATGGTTTAATCCATCCATTTAACATACTTCCATCAGTATTGAAATAATGCCAATTTCCGCTTATTTCAAACCAACCTACTCTCATAGCTCCACTTATATCTAGGAAATAAGTTTTACCATTTATTAAGTTAAATCCTGTAACCATAATCCCATCACCTTGAAGATAATACCACTTACCTCCATCATTTAACCAACCTTTTTGCATTCCACCCCAAGATTGAAGGTAATACCAGTTTCCTTTAGTTTGTAACCATCCTGTTGCCATAGAACCATCACTATATAGGTAGTACCAATTTCCATCTGGCTTTATCCAACCTGTTGCTTTAGTTCCATCTGACTTATAATAATACCAACTTCCATTTTCATTTTTCCAACCAATTGATGATGAAATATTAGTACTATTGTCATTTGAATCTTCCATAGGTTTTGTTATTTCTGGTATGCTAGGTTCTGTTCCTGTTTCTGGGAATTCTGGAGTATAATCTTCTTCCTCATCAGAACCTGTTTCTTCATATTCACTGTCTATTCCTGAGTAAGCTAATAAATCATTATATAATACATTAACTTCTTTACCATATGTAGAACTTGGCGCCCATCTTCCACCTAATGAATTAACAGTGCTTGCGTTCCCTTTGATACTTACAAAATGTCTTGGATCATATGTATCTTCTTTTGGATAACCCTTAGCACCTGCATATAATGCAAGATGATCTAAATGAGCTTGTACTCCTTCATCCCAAGAGTTAAATCTTTGATGTGCATTTGGATCTGTATCGCTTCCGCCTTGTGATGTTTTCATTCCACAAGGATTATTGTAGCTTTCATCCAATACTCCACCAAACTTACCAAATCCAGTTTCTTTGGCCGATTGTACATATGCTATTCCCGGATTAACATCTCCACATTTTTCTGCATATTTCCAATAAAGTTCTGCTAAATTTGCAAATGTACTTGTAGCACCTTTGGATTCTGCCCATTTTTTAGCTTGTTTAGCTGTAACTTCTGTATCTGATACTATCTTAATATCAGCAAAGTTCGCTTTAGTACTAGCTTGTACATTAATTGTAGGAACAATTGAAAATACAATAGTTAACGCAAGAAATAGTGAAATAACCTTTTTATTAATATTCAAAATATTTCTTTCCCTCCATTCCCTTCTAAAATATACGATTTAAAATATCATCTACAAAATTCTCCAAAAAATTTGCATTAATATTCTAAAATCACACTAATTCTAACATATGCAAAAAAAAAAGTAAATTTTTATAATTAACTTTCTAATTCTGTCTAAAGCCTTTATTCTACTTAATCATACTATAATTAGCTAGTTTTTTATGGTTTCATTTTCCATAGAAAAAAAAAGAAAAGAATCTTCTACTTAAACTTAATGTTTAAGTAGAAGATTCTTTTGTTTAATTTCTCTTATTTTCTATCATTAATTTAATTGATTTTGAATTGCCTCAGCTATTGCTTTTGCTACAATTGTTTGATTATTTGAATCAGCACATCTTGCAGCTTCATTAGCATTAGTTATAAATCCACATTCAATAAGTATTGCAGGCATATTAGTATTTCTACAAACATTTAAATTCCCATCTTTAGGCCCTCTATTTATAGCACCTGTTTTACTACAGATATTATTTACAATACTTGTTGCCATTGCTTTACTCTTTTCAATTCTTAATTGATTAGGTGATTTCCCACCCATTCTATCGTCTTGAGCA encodes:
- a CDS encoding YcxB family protein produces the protein MVEVRYKNTEEQWVDFSIYKINNDRSHERLAKLRRHLFLGIGFFIAVLYCILGMQEYSKGESPIFSILLAVIFAVLGIGGYLALPTYWVKKTNKNLKELFKKNEKALGRTIEVLLEKDGLTINRNKEKTRILLNSITDVTEINDCLYVISNDNPGIVIPNNAFKNEDDKINFKSTIMNNIK
- a CDS encoding N-acetylmuramoyl-L-alanine amidase family protein; translated protein: MGEKINKKRIISLFVALTCIFSLLPTSFGVNEAQAATTNTSGRSTLDITGPQYALTVSGTKLEGNTIDTDVKVDSTKTIYNTQGRFKDFQIDLPKYKQEVTDKKTDKDELQGKITEVETITKIDRTIDIASINKIKKDLLNEIDVTLTQTQNKSTSNEVTNGITIENLPLGTNEVMYEISEKTTTDIKTTVYKINADGSISKDSEDNSQTTDSITSKSTQIIIEHAENYAQGKIKKIDFKSYVGSKDTYLQDLKDGNKNKNKVPFLYNKELLTTDTESFFTYEHIVNDQIQNLDYIINFDESFKLDGAKVWMDGTSSTASTSGNTLEGALEKTDSKIMVIKMPNNGTLGKNYAIKLKFIDENSSNDYTLRKVDIQSKYNNDEILLQEKNYIDKEFKDVSVQGESKRYEGKIYLDKNAGKVNITPSIGKSSGYTVKLSNHYLDEYGKVKIKQQDFDKFVSFSDSTSDKPNANVIYMDIYEGSESSEQLGALLATYELQVVFNGKQQPYKFNFGDNVTLKEANGGDKEINFNSSIHKYDLYVKDPSQKVRITYEDGLVETVARVKVNGIEESIQIKGSLEFDLSNSGGKQLTITIYKDGTLASDKYVFNIQGDSDDGGEEIPSAQNAYLSYLNFNTGDLKKEDGSAGFSRETLNYDLVVKPDTKVVNVTAIVDEPKASITEAKVIETGENYNLTSGTKSQIPLQESGTTTLQIVVTAENGKDKKMYTVVIKHDGRGNNADLKDIELNTGDYEFNSKHDTFKARVDQDVKSVKVKPIPVDENYSSITVDGEKFTGSPISISLKGQWKTEVDIVVVAEDKSTKKTYELTIYRTNDPLDDIKDPDDDDDDDDDDDKNDAYYDESNKIWIDMSKYEEWGKVNGKYIYFDKRGRQVKDAWVKVDGSWFYVNKSGYRDTGWIKQSDGRWYYLDNNGRMITGWFYDKERGNQYYFNPNGAMQVGWLYLGGNWYYFESGGRMLQNEKAYIDDAWYSFSNFGIMY
- a CDS encoding N-acetylmuramoyl-L-alanine amidase: MNINKKVISLFLALTIVFSIVPTINVQASTKANFADIKIVSDTEVTAKQAKKWAESKGATSTFANLAELYWKYAEKCGDVNPGIAYVQSAKETGFGKFGGVLDESYNNPCGMKTSQGGSDTDPNAHQRFNSWDEGVQAHLDHLALYAGAKGYPKEDTYDPRHFVSIKGNASTVNSLGGRWAPSSTYGKEVNVLYNDLLAYSGIDSEYEETGSDEEEDYTPEFPETGTEPSIPEITKPMEDSNDNSTNISSSIGWKNENGSWYYYKSDGTKATGWIKPDGNWYYLYSDGSMATGWLQTKGNWYYLQSWGGMQKGWLNDGGKWYYLQGDGIMVTGFNLINGKTYFLDISGAMRVGWFEISGNWHYFNTDGSMLNGWIKPYEHWYYLYSNGAMAKGWIKLNGDKWYYLNNNGDMATGWTMIGNDTYYLNPSSGEMLKDTVIDGWKIGPDGKRLKRVDGGSSSSKLIVIDPGHNYGGDDGAYATHNRVTYSERDLNMQLSMKLKVKLESNGYQVVMTRNETDRETLGVTQSLTKRVNLANELNADFFVSIHHNSADAASASGVETYYSTRAQDSDFGGYYSDSKISTSRGMATNITNSIVNKTGAINRGGKDGNLFVCRNTKMPSVLVESGFISNPTEATNCADSNYQHKIADGIVEAVSNAF